One genomic region from Phragmites australis chromosome 1, lpPhrAust1.1, whole genome shotgun sequence encodes:
- the LOC133884247 gene encoding uncharacterized protein LOC133884247, whose amino-acid sequence MPLDRIKLPVMFGTPDNFRTEKLTFDFADFETVYIVILGHPMLGKFMVVVHYAYQMLKILGLKGAIIVKGDQRAVVKCDKQSLDMVEHFGRVAIIPKDANSKRQRHQDVAEAKNSRLVSLASTSESNDAKGKINDGVNDKKIGGCVKAVPLDPSEPSKTVKIAANLDPK is encoded by the coding sequence atgcctctcgacCGGATCAAGCTGCCGGTCATGTTTGGCACACCCGACAATTTCCGCACtgaaaagctgacctttgattTCGCGGACTTTGAGACGGTGTACATTGTGATTTTAGGCCacccaatgctgggcaagttcatggtggtagttcactatGCTTACCAAATGCTCAAGATCCTGGGTCTTAAgggggccattatagttaaaggggaTCAGCGCGCAGTGGTCAAATGCgataagcaaagcctggatatggtcgaacacttcggtCGAGTGGCTATCATCCCCAAGGACGCaaattctaagcgtcaaaggcaccaagATGTCGCCGAGGCCAAAAACTCTAGGCTAGTAAGTCTTGCTAGCACCTCTGAGTCTAACGACGCCAAAGGTAAGATCAACGATGGCGTCAACGATAAGAAGATTGGTGGTTGCGTAAAGGCAGTGCCCCTTGACCCTTCTGAACCATCTAAGACGGTTAAAATCGCGGccaatcttgaccccaaatag
- the LOC133884239 gene encoding MADS-box transcription factor rlmA-like — MPRRVRRSGVRFIEDDRDRSLTFFKRRAGIFKTAADLSALTGARIAVVLESKNGRFSSFGAPEVSPIVDTFLSENAPMESHTKEEQKATIANLQNVLFQLEKDRVVEDKRKKDSIARTKEVQESSRMAKYVYGKEEDLDANELYELCRELSRIQEDIRHRLPSLHHGNLLEVGAPRDPELRQPSQQNSLASLSTPPRRSPWTPFQPSLQLGQPTWSHPMLARSDSLFPNPAIPPSPQLPPKPLLRHPMTPLAPSMVRLQAQKMPLPMEAHPPNYYIWGMGINGNNSRLFSQSPILPSPPPQPPSLQFPPTNVSSPPLPSSLPFSLPLESQQTQNYNFVQPPQSYADANSTLVPSNEPYYGGLQRGLDVGLGNIGDNGGQATGDHNMFGYSGPLQGDAWVKVMSQSFAAGESSNVDAGNNLGGMNFPWI, encoded by the coding sequence ATGCCAAGGAGGGTGAGGAGGTCAGGAGTGAGGTTCATTGAGGATGATAGAGATCGTAGCCTCACGTTCTTCAAGCGGCGAGCTGGGATTTTCAAAACCGCTGCTGACCTCTCCGCCCTCACCGGTGCGAGAATAGCTGTGGTGTTAGAGTCCAAAAATGGAAGGTTTTCCTCATTCGGCGCACCAGAGGTTAGCCCCATTGTTGACACTTTCCTTTCAGAGAATGCACCGATGGAGTCACACACCAAGGAGGAACAAAAGGCCACAATCGCCAATCTACAGAATGTATTGTTCCAGCTGGAGAAAGACAGAGTGGTGGAggacaagaggaagaaggacTCCATCGCACGGACCAAGGAGGTCCAGGAAAGCTCAAGGATGGCCAAGTATGTTTATGGTAAGGAAGAGGACCTTGATGCCAATGAGCTTTATGAGTTGTGCCGTGAGCTCTCACGGATCCAGGAAGATATTAGACATCGTTTGCCTTCTCTGCACCATGGCAACCTGCTCGAGGTTGGTGCGCCAAGAGATCCTGAATTGCGGCAGCCCTCTCAGCAGAATTCCTTAGCTTCACTCTCGACCCCACCAAGACGTTCGCCATGGACTCCTTTCCAGCCATCCTTGCAGCTTGGACAGCCCACATGGTCTCATCCAATGCTAGCAAGATCAGATTCCTTGTTTCCAAATCCAGCAATTCCTCCATCACCGCAGCTACCACCAAAACCACTGTTGCGTCACCCTATGACACCGCTGGCTCCTTCCATGGTGCGACTGCAAGCACAGAAGATGCCACTACCCATGGAAGCCCACCCTCCCAACTACTATATCTGGGGGATGGGCATTAACGGTAACAACTCACGCCTATTTTCACAATCTCCAATATTACCTTCACCACCACCCCAACCACCATCATTGCAATTTCCTCCAACGAATGTATCATCGCCCCCTCTACCATCGTCGCTTCCATTTTCATTGCCTCTAGAGTCCCAACAGACTCAGAATTACAACTTTGTGCAGCCACCTCAAAGCTATGCAGATGCTAACTCAACCTTAGTTCCTTCTAATGAGCCGTATTACGGTGGCTTACAACGTGGATTGGATGTTGGCTTGGGAAACATCGGTGATAATGGAGGTCAAGCTACAGGTGACCACAACATGTTTGGTTATTCTGGCCCGCTACAAGGTGATGCCTGGGTCAAGGTGATGTCTCAGTCTTTTGCTGCTGGAGAAAGTTCAAATGTTGATGCAGGAAACAATCTTGGTGGCATGAACTTCCCATGGATCTAG
- the LOC133915929 gene encoding DEAD-box ATP-dependent RNA helicase 25-like, with product MACGDLLLLGAHGALPVLARSFPCRLRVPARRRRLACPIAAAKADVADVVGRVRSGGADQKRRRRDAEEGLSFSRVFTRRDGADEEEDVEREALQLGAVKSDDEAGGVDGSYLSETRFDQCAISPLSLKGVKDAGYERMTQVQEATLPIILQGKDVLAKAKTGTGKTVAFLLPAIEVLSTLPRQQNQLRPPINLLVMCPTRELANQVAVEARKLLKYHRSLGVQVVIGGTRLTQEQRSMQANPCQILVATPGRLKDHLENTAGFSTRLKGVKVLVLDEADRLLDMGFRRDIEKIIASVPRERQTLLFSATVPEEVRQISHVAMKKDYRFINTVKEGDEETHSQVSQMYMAAPLDQHFLILYDVLKNHVAEDADYKVIIFCTTAMVTKLVAEVLSQLKLNIREIHSRKSQSARTKVSDEFRKSKGLILVSSDVSARGVDYPDVTLVIQVGIPAGREQYIHRLGRTGRKGKEGQGLLLLAPWENYFLGTVKDLSISEAVVPSVDTSSETEVKNAVRKVEMKSKECAYQAWLGYYNSNKTIGRDKSRLVRLAEEFSQSMGLAVPPAIPKNILRKMGLNNVPGLRSS from the exons ATGGCCTGCGGCGACCTCCTTCTCCTCGGCGCCCACGGCGCCCTCCCAGTACTCGCCAGGTCCTTCCCTTGCCGCCTCCGCGTCCCCGctcggcgccgccgcctcgcgTGCCCCATAGCCGCCGCCAAGGCCGACGTCGCCGACGTCGTCGGCCGGGTTAGGTCGGGCGGCGCCgaccagaagcggcggcggagggacGCGGAGGAGGGACTCTCGTTCTCCAGGGTGTTCACGAGGAGGGACGGTgccgatgaggaggaagacgtgGAAAGGGAGGCTCTGCAGTTGGGTGCGGTGAAGAGTGACGACGAGGCGGGAGGTGTGGATGGCTCGTACCTCAGTGAAACAAG GTTTGATCAGTGCGCTATTTCTCCTTTATCATTGAAAGGCGTCAAAGATGCTGGATATGAAAGAATGACCCAGGTGCAGGAGGCAACTCTGCCCATAATCCTTCAAG GCAAGGATGTTCTTGCAAAAGCAAAGACAGGAACCGGAAAAACCGTTGCCTTTTTG CTTCCAGCCATTGAGGTTCTCTCCACATTACCTCGTCAGCAGAATCAGTTACGGCCACCTATAAATTTGCTGGTGATGTGCCCTACCAGGGAGCTTGCAAACCAAGTGGCTGTCGAGGCCAGAAAGCTTCTCAAGTATCATCGCTCACTGGGTGTGCAGGTTGTGATTGGTGGCACACGATTGACTCAAGAGCAACGAAGCATGCAAGCTAACCCATGTCAG ATTCTTGTTGCTACACCTGGAAGGCTCAAGGATCATCTTGAGAACACAGCCGGATTTTCTACCCGACTTAAAGGTGTgaaggttcttgttcttgatgaaGCTGACCGCCTACTGGATATGGGATTCAGAAGAGATATTGAGAAAATAATTGCTTCAGTTCCTAGAGAACGACAGACACTGTTGTTTTCTGCTACTGTTCCAGAAGAG GTCCGCCAAATTTCTCATGTGGCAATGAAGAAGGATTATAGGTTCATCAACACTGTTAAAGAGGGTGACGAGGAGACACATTCACAG GTGAGCCAGATGTACATGGCTGCACCCCTAGACCAGCACTTTCTTATCTTATATGATGTATTGAAGAATCATGTCGCAGAAGATGCAGACTACAAA GTTATTATATTCTGTACTACTGCAATGGTCACCAAACTTGTGGCTGAAGTTCTTTCCCAGCTGAAACTGAATATAAGAGAGATCCATTCCAGAAAATCACAGTCTGCAAGAACCAAGGTCTCAGACGAATTCAGAAAGTCAAAGGGTTTGATACTGGTTAGTTCTGATGTATCTGCCCGCGGTGTTGACTATCCTGACGTCACCCTTGTAATACAG GTTGGAATTCCTGCAGGTAGAGAACAGTATATACATAGACTTGGCAGGACTGGACGGAAAGGCAAGGAAGGTCAAGGACTCTTACTGTTGGCTCCTTGggaaaattattttcttggCACTGTTAAGGATTTGTCAATATCGGAGGCTGTGGTACCTTCAGTAGATACAAGTTCTGAGACGGAA GTCAAAAATGCTGTCAGAAAAGTAGAGATGAAGAGCAAAGAATGTGCCTATCAAGCATGGCTAGGGTACTACAACTCAAACAAGACCATTGGTCGAGACAAGTCCAGACTTGTTCGCCTTGCAGAAGAGTTCAGCCAAAGCATGGGTCTTGCAGTTCCTCCAGCCATACCTAAAAACATTCTTCGAAAGATGGGTCTTAACAATGTTCCTGGGCTCCGGTCGTCATAA